From one Amblyomma americanum isolate KBUSLIRL-KWMA unplaced genomic scaffold, ASM5285725v1 scaffold_22, whole genome shotgun sequence genomic stretch:
- the LOC144111981 gene encoding uncharacterized protein LOC144111981, giving the protein MDSTKTSRESRTSKKAKKKGAQHSKDTEREKDSSRTSRKKRKCGTERSPERHSGARTQELADESKQASGQASTHEALVDAPTIKAADVPGTTGSDQQPTLSHLPTAERGDVTTSRLQPQCLAETKGTNMPPSSEGQALLPKASDDLAAAPSGAPPDLTTVPAEQVQSADTEPRHTTRTIRKATRVQPGVEAEETTRPSCPEEQPNARSQSAQAQPTVERTEDGKKH; this is encoded by the coding sequence ATGGATAGCACGAAGACGTCGAGAGAATCCAGAACCTCCAAGAAGGCGAAGAAGAAAGGAGCCCAACATTCGAAAGACACGGAACGGGAGAAGGACTCGTCCAGAACATCGCGCAAGAAGCGAAAATGCGGCACCGAGAGATCTCCCGAACGCCACAGCGGCGCAAGAACCCAAGAACTCGCCGATGAAAGCAAACAGGCTTCTGGCCAGGCAAGCACGCATGAAGCCCTCGTCGACGCACCGACAATTAAAGCAGCAGATGTCCCTGGTACTACCGGATCCGATCAGCAGCCAACGCTGTCCCACCTCCCGACTGCTGAGCGCGGCGACGTCACCACGAGCCGACTACAACCGCAATGCCTCGCGGAGACAAAGGGTACCAATATGCCACCTTCGAGCGAGGGCCAAGCGCTGCTTCCAAAAGCAAGCGACGACTTAGCTGCTGCACCAAGCGGCGCTCCTCCGGACCTCACCACCGTTCCAGCTGAgcaagtccagagcgctgacacAGAACCGCGTCACACGACTCGGACCATACGCAAAGCGACTCGAGTCCAACCCGGCGTTGAGGCTGAGGAAACGACCAGGCCAAGCTGCCCTGAAGAGCAGCCTAACGCGAGGTCCCAGAGCGCGCAGGCGCAGCCCACCGTGGAGCGAACTGAAGACGGGAAGAAGCATTAG
- the LOC144111983 gene encoding endothelin-converting enzyme 1-like, translating to MGESLVANWQLAARGSFLNLYSRRLSKVIQELGLYILHADTKEPDVSLLPYAFSFPYFDHGATDALNYAGIGSRMAEALSQLFFSAYFTSPKASAAFKNQFHCMVNATSSKIDRTSYAPYLEPLSLETALYAYRARNTGTDVRVRGLEFLTPEQLFFVAACYVRCVRPSGPRGVKDGQCDKAFRHVAEFADAFQCAPGTRMNPSHRCELL from the exons ATGGGCGAGTCGCTGGTGGCCAACTGGCAACTCGCCGCTCGAGGTTCTTTCCTGAATCTGTATTCTCGGCGTCTGTCCAAGGTCATCCAGGAGCTGGGATTGTACATACTCCACGCCGATACGAAGGAACCAGACGTGTCCCTGCTGCCGTACGCCTTCAGCTTCCCGTACTTCGATCATGGAGCCACTGACGCGCTCAACTACGCCGGGATCGGCAGTCGCATGGCGGAAGCGCTTAGCCAGCTCTTCTTCTCGGCCTACTTTACGTCTCCGAAGGCATCAGCCGCCTTCAAGAACCAATTTCATTGCATGGTGAACGCCACATCCAGTAAG ATCGACCGGACGTCATACGCACCATACCTGGAGCCCCTCTCTCTGGAGACTGCTCTGTACGCGTACCGGGCGCGCAACACCGGGACGGACGTGCGTGTCCGCGGCCTCGAGTTCCTGACcccagagcagctcttcttcgtCGCCGCGTGTTATGTGCGCTGCGTGAGGCCCAGCGGACCTCGGGGCGTCAAAGACGGGCAGTGCGACAAGGCGTTTCGGCACGTCGCCGAGTTTGCCGATGCGTTCCAATGTGCGCCAGGAACGCGCATGAACCCCTCGCATCGGTGCGAACTTTTGTAA